In Fusarium fujikuroi IMI 58289 draft genome, chromosome FFUJ_chr08, one genomic interval encodes:
- a CDS encoding probable alpha-methylacyl-coa racemase: MVRKAPLHGIRVLEFAGLAPGPFAGLLCSDWGATVLRVDRPTSSSGGLNSKDLLTRRKSSIVVDLKTTDGIRTIRDIIKHVDVVIDPFRPGVLEKLGLGPAELASLNPRLILARMTGFRRDGKYRNMAGHDINYVAVSGVLSMLGPSDGVPSPPMNLLGDFAGGGLVCFLGIVLALLERTTSGRGQVVEANMVDGSAFIATSPRLNMKTSLWNRDRGTNLLDGGCPYYAVYETKDSGYMAVGALEPQFFAILVGKLKPYGLQYPPDREDRSSWPELRDQLAKIFRSQSRAHWESIFDETDACVTPVLTQQELEASRYEQRPIVRLDTSPALPNNIPGYDGYKASPLRAGHGGVQVLSEWLGWKQGLDFDDTDRGIVGHATKSAKL; this comes from the exons ATGGTTCGAAAAGCTCCCCTACATGGCATACGAGTGCTTGAGTTTGCGGGACTAGCACCAG GGCCCTTTGCTGGCTTGCTTTGTAGCGATTGGGGTGCTACGGTGCTTAGAGTGGACAGGCCGACATCTTCCAGCGGCGGCCTCAACTCCAAAGACCTTCTGACACGAAGAAAGAGCTCCATTGTCGTTGACCTCAAGACTACCGATGGTATTAGGACCATTAGAGACATCATCAAACATGTCGACGTCGTCATCGACCCCTTCAGGCCAGGagtcttggagaagctgggcCTTGGACCTGCGGAATTAGCATCGCTCAACCCGAGGCTGATCTTAGCCCGAATGACAGGATTCCGAAGGGATGGCAAGTATCGCAACATGGCTGGCCATGATATCAATTATGTGGCCGTGTCAGGCGTTTTGTCCATGCTGGGCCCGTCAGATGGAGTGCCATCCCCTCCCATGAACCTGCTGGGAGACTTCGCCGGCGGCGGTCTGGTCTGCTTTCTCGGCATAGTTCTGGCCCTGTTGGAACGCACCACCTCAGGACGCGGCCAGGTCGTGGAGGCCAACATGGTGGATGGCAGTGCATTCATTGCCACATCTCCGAGGCTGAACATGAAGACGTCGCTGTGGAACCGAGATCGCGGCACAAATCTCTTGGATGGCGGCTGCCCTTACTACGCAGTGTACGAGACAAAGGATTCGGGATACATGGCAGT AGGTGCTCTCGAGCCACAATTCTTCGCCATCCTCGTGGGGAAGCTGAAACCCTATGGGCTACAATATCCTCCAGACAGGGAGGATCGATCCTCGTGGCCTGAGTTACGAGACCAGTTGGCGAAGATCTTCAGATCCCAATCACGGGCACATTGGGAATCGATTTTCGACGAGACTGACGCTTGTGTCACTCCTGTTCTCACGCAGCAGGAACTCGAGGCATCCCGATACGAGCAAAGACCTATTGTCAGGCTAGATACGTCTCCAGCGCTTCCCAATAATATCCCTGGATATGACGGATACAAAGCTAGCCCTCTGAGGGCTGGACATGGCGGAGTACAAGTTCTGTCGGAGTGGCTGGGGTGGAAGCAGGggcttgactttgatgacACCGACAGGGGAATAGTCGGGCACGCTACCAAGTCCGCCAAGctatga
- a CDS encoding related to 4-coumarate--CoA ligase: MAQVHKSPFELEIPNVDLATFIFSSGTRDSRSQPQYFDAENPALNFSLEQAEGWVKQWAKGLQDLGLRTNDKVLLYSGNSLYFPIVFWGVVASGCAFTGCSPSSSIEELAYQLADSESRLLVAGPGYLDKALMAADKVGLPRTNVLVFTDLQDTVRYPLRSWTDVWASEEHAKSWKWRTFSSKEEAQSESAAINYSSGTTGLPKGAEISHYNIISNSAQVAFKRNMVAETRSGHERKERLGFSGERWLAPLPMFHAYGQAYYCTTAAVTGCKVFIMPKYDIQKYLLFLDIYRITFLTGVPTLLVSLAKHPRAASFNLKAIETVVSGSAPLNPEIGSLVQRVYLRPDVQVKQGWGLTETTCSATGFAPDDIDDGRSIGWLNPNMMAKIVPVEEYEFEDGAKIPYSVGEIWISGPNIMKGYYRRPQETNAAIVTEGNNRWFRTGDIGYVDSRGCFYIIDRLKELIKVKGLQVAPAEIEQTLLTHHKIIDAAVVGEKRHDGEYPKAFVVKAPGQALTEKEVQEYIQTRMSRHKWLTAGVVFLAEIPKTPSGKVKRRLLAKRASDHTPGSVSSKL, encoded by the exons ATGGCACAGGTACACAAGTCCCCTTTTGAACTGGAGATCCCAAATGTCGACCTCGCGactttcatcttctcctccgGGACTCGAGATTCACGTTCTCAGCCCCAGTATTTCGACGCGGAGAATCCTGCTCTCAACTTCAGCTTGGAACAAGCAGAAGGATGGGTGAAACAATGGGCAAAAGGCTTGCAAGACCTTGGACTCAGGACCAATGACAAAGTGTTACTGTATTCGGGCAACTCTCTATATTTCCCTATTGTCTTCTGGGGCGTGGTCGCTTCAGGTTGTGCTTTTACCGGCTGCTCCCCAAGCAGTTCTATAGAAG AATTGGCTTACCAACTCGCTGATTCGGAATCCCGGCTGCTTGTTGCCGGCCCTGGTTATCTAGACAAAGCGCTCATGGCCGCAGACAAAGTTGGACTTCCGCGTACCAATGTTCTTGTATTCACTGACCTCCAAGATACTGTTCGATATCCTTTGAGATCATGGACCGACGTGTGGGCTTCCGAAGAGCACGCCAAGTCGTGGAAATGGAGGACCTTTTCTTCCAAGGAGGAAGCTCAATCAGAATCTGCTGCAATAAATTACTCGAGCGG CACTACTGGACTGCCCAAGGGGGCGGAAATCTCGCACTATAACATAATTTCCAACTCGGCACAGGTAGCCTTCAAGCGCAACATGGTGGCCGAAACGAGGTCCGGACACGAGCGAAAGGAAAGACTTGGGTTCTCTGGAGAGCGCTGGTTGGCGCCTCTCCCCATGTTTCATGCCTAT GGACAAGCTTACTACTGCACCACTGCTGCAGTGACCGGATGCAAAGTGTTCATAATGCCCAAATACGACATCCAGAAGTACCTCCTCTTCCTGGATATTTACCGCATCACCTTCCTGACAGGCGTACCAACGCTCCTAGTATCACTCGCGAAGCATCCTAGGGCCGCCAGTTTCAATCTCAAGGCTATCGAGACGGTTGTTTCGGGGTCAGCTCCGCTCAATCCAGAGATCGGCAGCCTTGTCCAGCGAGTCTATCTACGCCCAGATGTTCAGGTGAAACAGGGATGGGGTCTCACAGAGACGACATGCTCGGCTACTGGCTTCGCTCCGGATGATATAGATGACGGACGGTCAATCGGCTGGCTAAACCCGAAcatgatggccaagatcgTGCCGGTTGAAGAATACGAATTCGAAGACGGGGCAAAGATTCCGTACTCGGTTGGCGAGATTTGGATCTCTGGACCCAATATTATGAAAGGGTATTATCGCAGACCTCAAGAGACGAATGCTGCGATTGTTACCGAAGGAAACAATAGGTGGTTTCGCACCGGAGACATTGGCTATGTTGATTCCAGGGGTTGCTTTTACATCATCGATCGGTTGAAG GAACTTATCAAAGTGAAGGGCTTGCAAGTAGCGCCGGCAGAGATTGAACAAACCCTTTTGACACACCACAAAATTATCGATGCAGCCGTCGTAGGAGAGAAAAG GCACGACGGAGAGTATCCGAAGGCGTTCGTGGTCAAGGCGCCGGGCCAGGCATTGACAGAGAAGGAGGTTCAGGAGTACATACAGACTCGCATGTCGAGACACAAATGGCTAACGGCCGGAGTCGTTTTCTTGGCTGAGATACCAAAGACACCCAGTGGCAAGGTCAAGCGACGACTACTGGCCAAAAGAGCCTCTGACCATACACCCGGTTCTGTAAGCTCCAAGTTGTAG
- a CDS encoding monooxygenase-like protein has translation MTELEHLRNGDAVDGGQVNGKDSVLNGSPVQQEELQPRSEMSTSDYSIRETPMGTRRKLKIIFMGMGCSGIDFARQLERRMQDVTLVIYEKNSDLGGTWLENRYPGCACDIPSVCYQYSWARKPDWSQYYSGSPEIHQYFKDVAEKSDVVKYCQFNHKIIHAEWLQTGRWKITVMRNNNPYDTFDDHADFFLHGGGVLNNWRWPSIKGLHSFKGPTLHTARWDHKVELKGKRVLQIGIGSSGVQVIPAIIDDVDQLYVVARSSVWITAGFAPTYAGQQGTNFNYSDETKEKFRSDEDFYLSYCKAIESELNVRFKFLIKGSQDAIDSREYSIQEMRRKLAPKPELMNKIIPTDFGVGCRRPTPGNGFLEALCLEKTTVLTQEIREITPTGFIDAEGVAHEVDVVICATGFDTSFRPTFPIMVDGKNVQDAFNDDTIGYLGLSTPNVPNYFIFIAPYGPLGHGSVVPMVEAYTNYIIQVLEKVQVEDIRSVRVKQSVAESFTRHADLYLKRTAWSDPCSSWFKNGQKGMKPLCWPGSRVHYLTMLQKPRFEDFDIDYLSGNPFNFLGNGFDTREFDGRDLTWYYGLLNGEDKQPKTAPAPVF, from the exons ATGACGGAACTTGAGCATCTCCGCAATGGAGATGCCGTTGACGGCGGCCAAGTCAATGGCAAAGACAGTGTGCTGAATGGCAGCCCAGTCCAGCAAGAGGAgctgcagccaagaagcgagaTGAGCACCTCCGACTATTCGATTCGCGAGACTCCAATGGGAACAAGGCGTAAGCTGAAGATCATCTTCATGGGCATGGGCTGCAGTGGCATCGACTTTGCTCGACAGCTCGAGCGGCGCATGCAAGACGTCACATTAGTCATTTATG AGAAGAACAGTGACCTTGGCGGGACTTGGCTCGAGAACAGATACCCTGGCTGTGCTTGCGACATTCCTAGTGTATGTTACCAATACAGCTGGGCGAGGAAACCGGACTGGTCTCAGTATTACTCTGGCTCTCCTGAGATACACCAGTATTTCAAGGACGTGGCCGAGAAGTCTGATGTCGTGAAGTATTGCCAATTCAACCACAAAATCATCCATGCAGAATGGCTGCAGACGGGCCGGTGGAAGATCACAGTTATGCGGAACAACAATCCCTACGACACCTTTGACGATCAtgccgacttcttcctccacgGAGGCGGCGTGCTCAACAACTGGAGATGGCCTAGCATCAAGGGTCTACACTCTTTCAAGGGACCTACTCTTCACACTGCGCGCTGGGATCACAAGGTCGAGCTCAAAGGGAAACGCGTGCTCCAGATCGGAATCGGCAGCTCGGGAGTTCAAGTCATCCCCGCCATCATCGATGACGTGGATCAGCTCTACGTAGTGGCACGGTCTTCCGTCTGGATCACGGCGGGGTTCGCACCCACGTATGCCGGACAGCAGGGAACCAACTTCAATTACTCTGacgagaccaaggagaagtTCCGGTCCGATGAGGACTTCTATCTATCGTACTGCAAAGCCATCGAGTCGGAGCTCAACGTAAGGTTCAAGTTCCTCATCAAGGGATCTCAGGATGCCATCGACTCGAGGGAATACTCCATCCAGGAGATGCGACGCAAGTTGGCTCCCAAACCCGAACTGATGAACAAGATCATTCCCACGGACTTTGGCGTCGGCTGCAGACGCCCGACTCCGGGAAATGGCTTTCTTGAGGCTTTGTGTCTAGAAAAGACCACTGTTCTGACCCAGGAGATCCGGGAGATCACACCAACGGGCTTCATCGACGCCGAGGGGGTGGCgcatgaagttgatgttgtgATATGCGCAACTGGCTTCGATACGAGCTTCCGTCCAACATTCCCTATCATGGTCGACGGCAAGAATGTGCAAGACGCTTTCAATGACGACACAATTGGATATCTCGGCCTGTCCACCCCCAATGTGCCAAACTATTTCATCTTTATTGCGCCGTACGGACCCCTAGGACACGGTTCGGTCGTACCCATGGTCGAGGCATATACAAACTACATCATCCAGGTCCTCGAGAAGGTGCAGGTCGAGGACATCAGAAGCGTACGGGTGAAGCAATCTGTAGCCGAGAGCTTTACCCGCCACGCAGACCTTTACCTCAAGCGCACCGCTTGGTCAGACCCATGCAGCTCCTGGTTCAAGAACGGCCAGAAGGGCATGAAACCCCTATGCTGGCCCGGCTCGCGAGTTCACTACCTTACCATGTTGCAAAAGCCGAGGTTCGAGGACTTTGACATTGACTATCTCTCGGGCAATCCATTCAATTTCCTCGGCAACGGATTCGACACCCGAGAGTTTGATGGACGTGATCTCACGTGGTACTACGGCTTACTCAACGGCGAAGACAAGCAACCGAAAACCGCTCCTGCGCCTGTCTTCTAG
- a CDS encoding related to cutinase transcription factor 1 beta: protein MSALVETCMERRPVKKPRACSHCHLRKVRCDAWQVGLPCTRCRRRQQDSTCVLVAAPSQSERTRSSQEILPQPNQADSDDCDSDLGLLQGVLGEGAPPITLNPNHGPPQVQASSTHQIDQGNSEVAAVHLALNTPPSDVSVQEQDVQLRIAEEMCREDATVVSPNHSGNADECCEVIEYHEGITPVTILGQAIGKRQPNRLTRVMLKRARTDKGPQMGNMQAASTNMDFLEQKGALNIPPRNICNQLLKIYFTCVYPYAPILDRAQFMEEYYAGRQSMFTMQSILANVAAHAPEELLQRIGFNDRETAQKTFYSRAILVYDLGGEAGQLNRLQGSIMLSSLSFTYAMDKDYRYWFSNACRIATQLGLHRQYISQRVDPKSKRLFRRIWWALYNRDVLMAVLGLTNLTNFDERYCDTHQLTEDDWDDTQIPDRFASVIPPTTRKRFLQYFKTPGRVPSASKIQGLEDDILGWKNKLDPGISLLSFQEWSVANVWVLVLLAISFRLEAVFYRTLRDIHRRNGDSASMQQVAQRQENAMFELSAIMQRASINDVIGLCPLSFMTCASSILAMRIEIALDPSTAPKKKRALTTQLSTELQYLREGCEYWGSITWTVRMFEAAMVKTGLSIELQQPDGGMGATGVERGFQQAEANQRPRDPTFLAETSNMDAFGDPDMFFRHIPDMDTMNNLAGVFPLADDYDWIESFLLAPS from the exons ATGAGTGCGCTTGTGGAGACATGCATGGAGAGGCGACCAGTCAAGAAGCCACGTGCCTGCTCTCACTGCCATCTCCGAAAGGTCCGCTGCGATGCCTGGCAGGTCGGCCTACCTTGCACCCGTTGCCGGCGGCGCCAGCAGGACTCGACCTGTGTGCTTGTAGCAGCGCCTTCGCAATCAGAGAGAACAAG AAGCTCACAGGAAATCCTTCCTCAACCTAACCAAGCCGACTCTGATGATTGTGACTCTGATCTCGGACTACTGCAAGGCGTATTGGGCGAAGGAGCTCCCCCGATAACACTT AATCCAAATCACGGCCCCCCACAGGTGCAAGCATCGAGTACGCACCAGATCGACCAGGGCAACTCAGAGGTTGCAGCCGTGCACCTGGCACTGAATACGCCCCCATCCGATGTAAGCGTCCAAGAACAGGATGTACAATTACGAATCGCCGAGGAAATGTGCCGTGAGGACGCCACGGTCGTGTCTCCAAATCATTCTGGTAATGCCGACGAATGTTGCGAGGTAATTGAATACCACGAGGGTATCACTCCAGTCACCATCCTGGGCCAAGCCATTGGGAAACGCCAGCCTAACCGTTTGACTCGCGTCATGCTGAAACGTGCGCGGACAGATAAGGGCCCGCAGATGGGAAACATGCAGGCAGCATCGACTAATATGGATTTCCTGGAGCAGAAGGGCGCCTTGAACATTCCGCCGCGAAATATATG CAACCAACTTCTGAAAATCTACTTCACATGTGTTTACCCATATGCACCCATACTGGACCGTGCCCAGTTCATGGAGGAGTATTACGCTGGAAGGCAATCTATGTTTACTATGCAGTCAATCCTCGCCAATGTGGCCGCCCACGCCCCAGAGGAGCTACTCCAACGAATCGGATTCAACGATCGTGAGACTGCACAGAAGACATTCTACTCTAGGGCCATCCTAGTCTACGACCTCGGAGGTGAGGCAGGGCAATTGAACCGCCTCCAGGGCTCCATCATGCTAAGCTCCCTATCCTTCACCTACGCCATGGACAAGGACTACCGGTACTGGTTCAGCAACGCCTGTCGAATTGCCACGCAGCTAGGTCTTCACCGGCAGTACATATCTCAAAGGGTCGATCCAAAGTCCAAGCGGCTGTTTCGACGAATCTGGTGGGCGCTATACAACAGAGACGTACTCATGGCCGTTCTCGGCCTGACCAACCTCACCAACTTTGATGAACGGTACTGCGACACGCATCAACTCACAGAAGACGACTGGGACGACACTCAAATTCCTGACCGGTTTGCATCCGTGATTCCCCCCACTACAC GCAAACGATTTCTACAATACTTCAAGACTCCAGGCAGAGTGCCTTCTGCTTCCAAGATACAAGGCCTTGAGGACGATATTCTGGGCTGGAAGAACAAACTTGACCCAGGCATTTCGCTCCTATCGTTTCAGGAGTGGTCTGTCGCCAACGTATGGGTTCTGGTGCTGCTCGCTATTAGCTTTCGACTGGAGGCAGTCTTTTACCGGACATTGCGCGATATTCACAGACGTAACGGCGATAGTGCTTCGATGCAGCAAGTCGCTCAGCGGCAGGAGAACGCCATGTTTGAGCTATCGGCAATCATGCAGCGAGCCTCGATTAACGATGTGATTGGCTTGTGTCCTCTGTCCTT CATGACCTGCGCTTCCTCTATACTCGCCATGCGGATAGAGATTGCTCTGGATCCAAGTACAGctccaaagaagaaaagggccTTGACGACCCAACTATCCACTGAGCTTCAGTATCTGCGCGAGGGCTGCGAATACTGGGGCAGCATTACCTGGACTGTGCGCATGTTCGAGGCCGCAATGGTAAAAACGGGCCTCAGCATTGAGCTGCAGCAGCCTGACGGTGGAATGGGCGCTACGGGGGTTGAACGGGGGTTCCAACAGGCTGAAGCGAACCAGCGGCCTCGAGACCCAACATTTTTGGCGGAAACAAGCAACATGGACGCCTTTGGTGATCCCGACATGTTCTTCCGGCATATTCCAGACATGGATACCATGAACAACCTCGCAGGGGTCTTCCCACTCGCTGATGACTACGACTGGATTGAGAGTTTTCTTCTAGCTCCTTCCTAG
- a CDS encoding related to O-methylsterigmatocystin oxidoreductase, with product MTIISLESNLVYISAVVVAFTLVVHLIRATSRWSDAPPGPPTVPILGNLHQIPQRETSISSTKDGERNVDGPIFSLKLGSQNMIVLTSGEMIKKLVDKRSGNYADRPKLYMQEVWEHSRIIMRGYDPLWKVERKLYHQFLNINRAARYAPYQDLETRQLCYDLLHQPGDFEALVTRATTSLATSMTYGFRVVSLESPVMKELFANTHGFFVMVRGSKLLDWFPQLRPMARLLPTWLNGVARKGKEIFSREKAHFHQLYKQVQVDADLGTAHPSFAADIYTAQKTWKDAAALDLLTDHAASYIAGIALEGGADTTSNTLAGLIKAMMLFPDVQRKVHEELDAVVGRDRYPTMDDFQSLPYVRQTVKEALRWLPTAINGAIPHAALADDEIDGFKIPAGTNVVLAVWCANNDARLFPNPREFDPSRHDPSKSLAEAAAAADYKQRDQWTFGAGRRICPGIHVAERTLFLATARLLWAFDIRKARGPDGLEIEVDRDEVTQSIAARPVPFRCEIKPRSEKHARLISEAWSQAREGLDKSGNYKEVAIQ from the exons ATGACAATCATCAGTCTCGAGAGCAACTTGGTGTACATCAGCGCCGTGGTGGTCGCTTTTACTCTAGTCGTTCACTTAATTAGAGCTACAAGCAGATGGAGCGACGCGCCGCCTG GACCTCCAACGGTTCCTATCCTGGGCAACTTGCACCAGATTCCCCAGAGAGAGACTTCCATCTCCAGTACCAAAGATGGGGAGAGAAATGTAG ACGGGCCCATCTTTTCCCTCAAGTTGGGCTCACAAAACATGATAGTCTTGACAAGCggcgagatgatcaagaaacTCGTCGATAAGCGCAGTGGTAACTATGCGGACAGACCAAAGCTTTACATGCAGGAGGTCTGGGAGCATTCGAGAATCATCATGAGAGGCTACGATCCATTGTGGAAAGTCGAGCGCAAGCTCTACCATcagttcctcaacatcaacagggCAGCCAGATATGCTCCGTACCAGGATCTCGAGACCAGGCAGCTTTGCTATGATCTGCTTCACCAACCCGGCGACTTCGAGGCGCTCGTCACACGCGCCACCACAAGTCTTGCCACTAGCATGACGTACGGGTTTCGAGTAGTCTCCCTTGAAAGCCCGGTCATGAAAGAGCTCTTTGCTAACACGCACGGGTTTTTCGTCATGGTACGCGGCAGTAAGTTGCTAGACTGGTTCCCGCAGCTCCGTCCGATGGCTCGTCTGCTTCCGACGTGGTTGAATGGCGTAGCTAGAAAGGGGAAGGAGATTTTCTCGCGAGAAAAAGCACATTTCCATCAACTATACAAGCAAGTCCAGGTAGACGCTGATCTTGGCACCGCACATCCGA GTTTTGCTGCAGATATTTACACAGCCCAAAAGACTTGGAAAGACGCTGCAGCCCTTGATCTCCTGACAGATCATGCCGCGTCCTACATCGCGGGAATCGCCTTGGAAGGTGGAGCTGACACGACAAGCAATACCTTGGCTGGCCTCATCAAG GCGATGATGCTTTTCCCCGACGTACAGCGTAAAGTCCACGAGGAGCTTGACGCCGTGGTGGGAAGGGACAGATATCCAACAATGGACGACTTTCAGTCGCTGCCGTATGTTCGACAAACGGTGAAGGAGGCACTACGAT GGCTTCCTACAGCAATCAACGGCGCGATCCCGCATGCTGCGCTCGCGGACGACGAGattgatggcttcaagatCCCAGCAGGCACTAATGTCGTGTTGGCGGTATGGTGTGCCAACAACGATGCTAGGCTGTTTCCGAACCCGCGAGAGTTCGACCCTTCACGCCATGATCCCTCCAAGTCCCTTGCGGAAGCTGCCGCGGCCGCTGACTACAAGCAGCGTGACCAATGGACATTCGGAGCGGGCCGTCGCATCTGCCCTGGAATCCATGTGGCCGAAAGGACCTTGTTCTTAGCCACGGCAAGACTGCTGTGGGCTTTTGACATCCGAAAGGCTCGTGGGCCCGATGGCCTAGAAATCGAGGTTGATCGGGATGAGGTTACGCAGTCAATTGCTGCTAGACCAGTCCCCTTCCG ATGCGAAATCAAACCTCGAAGTGAGAAGCACGCCCGACTGATCTCAGAAGCATGGAGCCAAGCGCGGGAAGGGCTGGATAAGTCAGGAAACTACAAGGAAGTCGCTATCCAGTGA
- a CDS encoding related to 4-coumarate--CoA ligase, with amino-acid sequence MFSSPIPSVSIPSTDLLSYVFGGSDPVDPCLPILISAENPDHENISKPQAKDLVQRLARGLQVAGFQPGNTICLFSSNNIYQPIISLGSVAAGGVWTGMNPGLSDGEVKRHLTNSNTRFLFCCPTLLAKALRGASECGIPKANVFTITPLTTKDPTQNPWTSLLAHGSSPWTAFDDETKAKSTTACLYPTSGTSGLPKLAMLSHHNVISAAVLLNEVERRDYQVRQVMLWPMFHAASLTWSHITPLRQGWQTYIPSRFDPSKFLDIAGQFQCTDTGLAPAMMLAVLHNDLPDHEKRRKLSSMRYGVCGSAPVGPELERRWREIIPSNCPWSTAYGMTELSGVVSKVHYPVHDNTSSVGALIPNTEAKLFDDEGIEITAYNQPGELFIRGPTVFKGYYKNRVATDECLESGFIRTGDVVYIESESKKLFILDRKKDLIKVRGFQVAPAELESELFSHPGVAEAAVVGITNASGMECPRAYVVRRQGSMVSAAELVNYLGSRLPSYKRLTGGVCFMEALPRNANGKLLKKELRELAAREHRSSPL; translated from the exons ATGTTTTCGTCACCCATACCATCCGTGTCCATTCCATCAACTGATTTACTCAGTTATGTGTTTGGGGGTAGCGACCCTGTTGACCCTTGTTTACCG ATCCTCATTAGCGCAGAGAACCCTGACCATGAGAATATATCCAAGCCACAGGCTAAGGATTTGGTCCAGAGGCTTGCCCGAGGGTTACAGGTTGCGGGTTTCCAACCCGGTAACACGATTTGCCTCTTTTCTTCAAACAAT ATATACCAACCAATCATCAGCCTAGGGTCCGTGGCCGCTGGCGGGGTCTGGACAGGCATGAACCCGGGACTGTCAGATGGCGAGGTAAAGAGGCACCTGACCAATTCCAACACCAGGTTCCTATTCTGTTGTCCTACTCTTCTGGCGAAGGCTCTTAGGGGAGCTTCTGAGTGCGGAATCCCGAAAGCAAACGTCTTTACTATTACGCCTTTAACGACGAAGGATCCGACACAGAACCCATGGACTAGTCTCCTCGCTCATGGCTCGTCACCCTGGACAGCCTTCGACGACGAAACAAAAGCAAAGTCCACCACCGCATGTCTCTACCCGACCAGTGGTACCAGTGGCCTGCCCAAACTCGCCATGTTGAGTCATCACAACGTCATTTCTGCGGCAGTGCTCCTCAACGAGGTCGAAAGACGCGACTACCAGGTGAGACAGGTCATGTTATGGCCCATGTTTCATGCTGCATCTCTTACATGGTCCCATATAACACCATTGCGTCAAGGCTGGCAGACTTACATCCCATCAAGGTTCGATCCGTCCAAGTTCTTGGATATTGCGGGACAGTTCCAGTGCACTGACACGGGGTTGGCTCCGGCCATGATGTTGGCTGTCCTCCACAACGACCTTCCTGACCACGAAAAGCGCAGAAAGCTTTCCTCCATGCGATATGGGGTCTGTGGCTCAGCTCCAGTGGGCCCAGAGCTGGAACGCCGTTGGCGGGAGATCATACCAAGTAACTGTCCGTGGAGTACGGCTTACGGCATGACGGAGCTTAGCGGTGTCGTATCAAAGGTGCACTATCCAGTGCATGACAATACTAGCAGCGTCGGGGCCTTGATTCCAAATACGGAGGCTAA GCTCTTCGACGACGAAGGTATTGAGATAACGGCCTATAACCAGCCTGGTGAGCTGTTTATCCGGGGTCCAACCGTATTCAAAGGCTACTACAAGAACCGGGTTGCCACCGATGAGTGTCTTGAATCTGGATTCATCCGAACAGGTGATGTTGTTTACATAGAGtcagagagcaagaagctgTTCATCCTAGACAGAAAGAAG GACCTCATCAAAGTCCGGGGCTTTCAGGTTGCACCAGCCGAACTAGAGAGTGAGCTCTTCAGTCATCCGGGAGTGGCCGAAGCCGCTGTTGTGGGAATCACGAACGCAAGCGGCATGGAATGCCCTCGAGCATACGTTGTTCGGCGTCAGGGGAGCATGGTAAGCGCGGCCGAGCTGGTCAACTATCTCGGTTCTAGACTGCCTAGTTACAAGCGGCTGACCGGCGGGGTGTGCTTCATGGAGGCGCTTCCGAGAAACGCCAATGGAAAGCTGTTAAAAAAGGAGCTTCGGGAACTGGCAGCCCGTGAACATCGTAGTAGTCCCTTGTGA